Proteins encoded in a region of the Benincasa hispida cultivar B227 chromosome 2, ASM972705v1, whole genome shotgun sequence genome:
- the LOC120071424 gene encoding galacturonokinase isoform X2, with translation MGKPSWPSEDELNGIKTIVSEMSKRSKEDVRIVVSPYRICPLGAHIDHQGGNVSAMAINKGVLLGFVPSGDAQVVLRSAQFKGDVNFRVDENQYPNHFINKKEGTNANGHAKLKDDNNWGRYARGAVYALQQKEHCLSQGIIGYISGSDDLDSSGLSSSAATKDFKLIRPLDMESSLKSETQKEYQILLAFSGLKQALTNNPGYNHRVAECQEAAKILLNASGNSHVEPLLCNVEQETYEAHKSQLETNLAKRAEHYFSENTRVLQGLEAWASGRLEDFGKLIAASGRSSIVNYECGAEPLVQLYEILLRAPGVCGARFSGAGFRGCCLAFVDANYAAEAVDFVWTEYTKVQPELAAQMNPETAVLICEPGDCAHIICGTS, from the exons ATGGGGAAGCCGTCTTGGCCTTCGGAGGACGAG CTAAATGGAATCAAGACGATTGTTTCGGAAATGTCCAAGAGAAGCAAGGAGGATGTTCGCATAGTTGTCTCTCCATATCGCATTTGTCCACTGGGAGCTCATATTGATCATCAG GGTGGGAACGTTTCAGCAATGGCCATAAATAAGGGAGTGCTTTTAGGATTTGTTCCTTCTGGCGATGCTCAG GTTGTACTCCGTTCAGCTCAGTTCAAAGGAGATGTTAATTTCAG AGTTGATGAAAACCAGTATCCAAACCATTTTATTAACAAGAAGGAAGGGACTAATGCAAATGGTCATGCTAAGTTGAAAGATGACAATAACTGGGGAAGGTATGCTAGAGGAGCAGTATATGCACTACAACAAAAAGAACATTGCCTTTCTCAG GGTATAATAGGATATATCTCTGGTTCTGATGATCTTGACAGCTCAGGCCTTAGCTCTTCCGCAGCT ACTAAAGATTTCAAGCTTATACGCCCACTGGATATGGAAAGCAGTCTAAAATCTGAGACGCAGAAGGAATACCAAATTTTATTAGCATTTTCAGGATTGAAGCAGGCTTTGACAAATAACCCTGGATATAATCACCGCGTTGCAGAGTGTCAAGAGGCTGCAAAAATTCTTCTGAA TGCATCTGGCAATTCTCATGTGGAGCCACTCCTTTGTAATG TTGAACAGGAAACTTATGAAGCTCATAAG TCCCAGCTGGAAACAAACTTGGCAAAAAGAGCAGAACATTATTTCTCAGAAAACACGCGGGTTTTACAAG GACTCGAAGCTTGGGCTTCAGGGAGGTTGGAAGACTTTGGAAAACTCATTGCGGCTTCTGGGCGAAGTTCAATTGTAAACTACGAATGTG GTGCAGAACCACTTGTTCAACTATACGAGATCCTCTTGAGAGCTCCTGGAGTATGTGGAGCGCGGTTCAGTGGTGCTGGCTTTAGAGGTTGTTGTCTCGCTTTCGTAGATGCCAACTATGCTGCTGAAGCTGTAGATTTTGTGTGGACAGAGTATACGAAGGTGCAGCCAGAGTTAGCAGCACAGATGAACCCAGAGACAGCCGTGTTGATTTGTGAACCGGGTGACTGCGCTCATATCATATGTGGTACCTCCTAA
- the LOC120071424 gene encoding galacturonokinase isoform X1 has translation MGKPSWPSEDELNGIKTIVSEMSKRSKEDVRIVVSPYRICPLGAHIDHQGGNVSAMAINKGVLLGFVPSGDAQVVLRSAQFKGDVNFRVDENQYPNHFINKKEGTNANGHAKLKDDNNWGRYARGAVYALQQKEHCLSQGIIGYISGSDDLDSSGLSSSAAVGLAYLLALENANNLTISPSENIEYDRLIENGYLGLRNGILDQSAILLSSYGCLLHMNCKTKDFKLIRPLDMESSLKSETQKEYQILLAFSGLKQALTNNPGYNHRVAECQEAAKILLNASGNSHVEPLLCNVEQETYEAHKSQLETNLAKRAEHYFSENTRVLQGLEAWASGRLEDFGKLIAASGRSSIVNYECGAEPLVQLYEILLRAPGVCGARFSGAGFRGCCLAFVDANYAAEAVDFVWTEYTKVQPELAAQMNPETAVLICEPGDCAHIICGTS, from the exons ATGGGGAAGCCGTCTTGGCCTTCGGAGGACGAG CTAAATGGAATCAAGACGATTGTTTCGGAAATGTCCAAGAGAAGCAAGGAGGATGTTCGCATAGTTGTCTCTCCATATCGCATTTGTCCACTGGGAGCTCATATTGATCATCAG GGTGGGAACGTTTCAGCAATGGCCATAAATAAGGGAGTGCTTTTAGGATTTGTTCCTTCTGGCGATGCTCAG GTTGTACTCCGTTCAGCTCAGTTCAAAGGAGATGTTAATTTCAG AGTTGATGAAAACCAGTATCCAAACCATTTTATTAACAAGAAGGAAGGGACTAATGCAAATGGTCATGCTAAGTTGAAAGATGACAATAACTGGGGAAGGTATGCTAGAGGAGCAGTATATGCACTACAACAAAAAGAACATTGCCTTTCTCAG GGTATAATAGGATATATCTCTGGTTCTGATGATCTTGACAGCTCAGGCCTTAGCTCTTCCGCAGCT GTTGGATTGGCTTACTTGTTAGCGCTGGAAAATGctaataatttaacaatatcTCCCTCAGAAAATATTGAATATGATAG ACTAATTGAAAATGGATACTTGGGTCTGAGAAATGGCATACTTGACCAATCAGCAATATTACTTTCAAGCTATGGTTGTCTATTGCACATGAACTGCAAG ACTAAAGATTTCAAGCTTATACGCCCACTGGATATGGAAAGCAGTCTAAAATCTGAGACGCAGAAGGAATACCAAATTTTATTAGCATTTTCAGGATTGAAGCAGGCTTTGACAAATAACCCTGGATATAATCACCGCGTTGCAGAGTGTCAAGAGGCTGCAAAAATTCTTCTGAA TGCATCTGGCAATTCTCATGTGGAGCCACTCCTTTGTAATG TTGAACAGGAAACTTATGAAGCTCATAAG TCCCAGCTGGAAACAAACTTGGCAAAAAGAGCAGAACATTATTTCTCAGAAAACACGCGGGTTTTACAAG GACTCGAAGCTTGGGCTTCAGGGAGGTTGGAAGACTTTGGAAAACTCATTGCGGCTTCTGGGCGAAGTTCAATTGTAAACTACGAATGTG GTGCAGAACCACTTGTTCAACTATACGAGATCCTCTTGAGAGCTCCTGGAGTATGTGGAGCGCGGTTCAGTGGTGCTGGCTTTAGAGGTTGTTGTCTCGCTTTCGTAGATGCCAACTATGCTGCTGAAGCTGTAGATTTTGTGTGGACAGAGTATACGAAGGTGCAGCCAGAGTTAGCAGCACAGATGAACCCAGAGACAGCCGTGTTGATTTGTGAACCGGGTGACTGCGCTCATATCATATGTGGTACCTCCTAA